A genomic stretch from Bacillus sp. N1-1 includes:
- a CDS encoding aminotransferase class I/II-fold pyridoxal phosphate-dependent enzyme codes for MKLAQKRIYLSPPHMTGNEQTYLKQAFASNWIAPLGPHVDRFEADIEKYIHVKKALAVNSGTAAIHLALRLIGITVGDIVFCSSLTFVASANPILYEGAKPVFIDSEPDTWNMCPQSLRKALKKAAFIGKLPKAVIVVNLYGQSAKMDELLSICKEYDVPVVEDAAESLGSTYKGKMSGSFGNYGVFSFNGNKIITTSGGGMLVSNDVKSIEKARFLSTQARDQALHYQHSEKGYNYRMSNLLAGIGVAQLEAIENRVQKKRSIFRTYEEELGYLDGLSFMKEYEGSRHNRWLTTLTIEEEKIGLPPWKVIEALELENIEARPVWKPLHLQPLFKECDFYQVADGTSISEDLFRKGICLPSGTGMTVEEQMRVIQVMKDAVEVKRPTLATK; via the coding sequence ATGAAACTAGCACAAAAGAGAATCTATCTATCACCCCCGCACATGACAGGAAATGAACAAACGTATTTGAAACAAGCGTTTGCGTCTAATTGGATCGCCCCGCTTGGTCCACATGTGGATCGATTTGAAGCGGATATCGAAAAATACATTCATGTAAAAAAAGCTCTTGCCGTCAATTCCGGAACTGCGGCTATTCATCTAGCACTTCGACTCATTGGAATCACTGTAGGTGATATCGTATTTTGCTCCTCACTTACGTTTGTAGCCAGTGCGAATCCAATATTATATGAAGGAGCAAAGCCTGTTTTTATCGATTCAGAGCCAGACACCTGGAACATGTGCCCACAATCTCTTCGAAAAGCACTTAAAAAGGCTGCTTTTATCGGAAAGCTACCTAAAGCAGTTATTGTGGTTAATTTATATGGACAAAGTGCTAAGATGGATGAACTCTTAAGTATCTGCAAGGAATATGACGTTCCTGTGGTAGAGGATGCAGCAGAATCACTAGGTTCGACCTATAAAGGGAAAATGAGCGGTAGTTTTGGAAACTATGGGGTGTTTTCTTTCAATGGGAATAAAATCATTACCACGTCGGGTGGAGGTATGCTTGTCTCAAACGACGTTAAAAGCATCGAAAAAGCCAGATTTTTATCAACCCAGGCAAGAGATCAAGCTTTGCACTATCAGCATAGTGAGAAGGGCTATAACTATCGGATGAGTAATCTTTTGGCTGGTATAGGAGTTGCACAGCTTGAAGCGATTGAAAATCGAGTGCAAAAGAAAAGAAGCATTTTCCGAACCTATGAAGAAGAACTTGGTTACCTGGACGGCTTATCATTTATGAAAGAGTATGAGGGAAGTAGACACAACCGATGGTTAACCACGCTTACTATTGAAGAAGAAAAGATTGGCTTACCACCATGGAAAGTGATTGAAGCACTTGAGCTAGAGAATATTGAAGCAAGACCTGTTTGGAAACCTCTGCACCTACAACCTTTGTTTAAAGAGTGCGATTTTTATCAAGTGGCTGATGGGACGAGCATTTCGGAAGATTTGTTTAGAAAAGGCATCTGCCTCCCTTCTGGTACGGGAATGACGGTAGAGGAGCAAATGAGAGTGATTCAAGTTATGAAGGATGCAGTAGAGGTGAAGAGACCAACGCTAGCTACTAAGTAA
- a CDS encoding sugar transferase, producing MKRLLDLVVSITGLLLLSPIWGSTALLVKVKYGSPVLFKQERIGYQCNVFTVYKFRSMSDTKDDRGNLLPDSKRITKFGRFIRKTSIDELPQLWNVIRGDMSLVGPRPLLVHYLPYYTSEENSRHSVKPGITGLAQISGRNRLTWDRKLAYDVEYVKKRSMKLDLIIIGKTILKVFKREGMVEVQREMMLDLDIERQGKTVTSYNK from the coding sequence ATGAAACGGTTGCTAGATCTTGTCGTCAGTATAACAGGCTTGTTGCTTCTATCTCCGATCTGGGGTTCGACAGCTTTGCTCGTGAAAGTAAAATATGGTTCCCCCGTATTATTCAAGCAAGAACGAATTGGCTATCAGTGCAACGTATTTACCGTTTATAAGTTTCGATCAATGTCGGACACGAAAGATGATAGAGGAAATCTATTACCAGATTCCAAACGCATTACGAAATTTGGAAGGTTTATTCGAAAGACGAGTATTGACGAGCTTCCTCAATTATGGAACGTCATTAGGGGAGATATGAGCCTTGTCGGACCTCGACCTCTTCTCGTTCATTATCTACCTTATTACACGTCAGAAGAAAACAGTCGTCATTCAGTTAAACCAGGAATAACTGGACTTGCACAGATTTCTGGAAGAAATCGTTTAACATGGGATCGAAAGCTTGCTTACGATGTAGAGTATGTGAAGAAAAGGTCGATGAAGCTGGATCTGATTATTATAGGAAAGACGATTTTGAAAGTGTTTAAACGAGAAGGCATGGTCGAAGTTCAACGAGAGATGATGTTGGATCTAGATATTGAAAGGCAGGGGAAGACAGTTACGTCTTACAATAAGTAA
- a CDS encoding glycosyltransferase family 4 protein, which yields MNVLMMTDKLVTGGAESYFCKLENTLAHPDLHIYTAAATGDLVSKLKHKQNYTEISRKNHLDNIRKIKSTIIKQKINVIHANSLRMALYAIAIKRTSRIPFKIIYTKHNQTVLESKGPLFVYLMNRFIDQIIAVSQYEKDKLISLGVQANKIQTIYNGVDLEQFRFQTKEKSEAFHVGILARLSEEKNHTLFLEIANKLKEMSSLTFHIAGEGPENEKIVNKISSLGLSHKVKMVGAVNQPERFIKEMDLLLLTSHTEVFPMVILEAMAVGTPVISIDRGGIKEAIQHEETGYLIPDHQVEAYCEKIVTMTLHRHLSENFVHNGRKRVEENFTVNKMIDHTLEEYLKCL from the coding sequence ATGAATGTTCTTATGATGACGGATAAGTTAGTGACAGGAGGAGCTGAAAGTTACTTTTGTAAATTAGAAAATACGCTAGCTCATCCTGATTTGCACATTTATACAGCCGCTGCCACGGGCGATCTTGTAAGTAAATTAAAGCACAAACAAAACTACACAGAAATTAGTCGGAAAAACCATCTAGATAATATAAGAAAAATAAAAAGCACAATCATTAAACAAAAAATTAATGTCATTCACGCAAATAGCTTACGCATGGCTCTCTATGCGATCGCCATTAAAAGAACGAGCCGAATCCCTTTCAAGATTATCTATACGAAACACAATCAAACCGTTCTGGAATCGAAAGGGCCACTGTTTGTTTATTTAATGAATCGGTTTATTGATCAAATTATAGCTGTTAGTCAGTATGAGAAAGATAAGCTCATTTCACTAGGTGTACAGGCTAACAAAATTCAAACGATCTATAACGGGGTAGATTTGGAACAGTTTCGCTTCCAAACGAAAGAGAAAAGTGAAGCCTTTCATGTAGGGATCCTTGCGAGATTGTCGGAAGAGAAAAATCACACACTATTTCTGGAAATTGCGAACAAATTAAAAGAAATGTCATCGCTTACTTTCCATATTGCCGGAGAAGGACCAGAGAATGAGAAGATAGTGAATAAGATCTCATCACTCGGCCTTTCTCATAAAGTAAAAATGGTCGGAGCGGTCAATCAACCAGAAAGATTTATTAAGGAAATGGACTTGCTGCTCCTTACCTCACATACTGAGGTATTCCCAATGGTTATACTTGAGGCTATGGCTGTAGGAACCCCGGTTATTTCAATTGATCGAGGTGGGATAAAAGAAGCGATTCAGCATGAGGAAACAGGGTATTTAATTCCTGATCATCAAGTAGAAGCCTATTGTGAGAAAATCGTAACGATGACGTTACATCGCCATCTTTCAGAGAACTTTGTTCATAATGGGCGTAAACGAGTAGAGGAAAATTTTACAGTAAATAAGATGATTGATCATACGCTAGAAGAGTATCTGAAGTGTTTATAG